A window from Hymenobacter volaticus encodes these proteins:
- a CDS encoding OmpA/MotB family protein has product MNLLSARLALLSVLGSGALMLSGCNAKEIAALQQQNAALTSSRDQLQAQKTALEQEKTRNEEALRSSLLSRSQQLNQLNDNLTGAEQANSALTADLRSKEQRIAEMQRILDQKDAAVKALRQKVGDALLGFNAQDLQVNVKNGKVYVSLSEQLLFKSGSTRVDPKGQEALKKLASALQGNQDVNVLVEGHTDNVPIARGTVGMRDNWDLSVLRATEITRLLTTNGLPASQVTPSGRAEYVPIAENNSPTNKALNRRTEIILTPKLDELFQILEAN; this is encoded by the coding sequence ATGAATCTGCTGTCTGCCCGTTTAGCCTTGCTGTCTGTGCTCGGCTCTGGTGCATTAATGCTAAGTGGTTGCAATGCCAAGGAAATTGCCGCGCTGCAACAACAAAATGCCGCTCTTACGTCTTCCCGCGACCAATTACAGGCGCAGAAGACCGCGCTTGAACAAGAGAAAACCCGCAACGAAGAAGCCTTACGGTCTAGCCTACTCAGCAGGAGCCAACAACTAAATCAACTCAATGATAACCTAACCGGAGCCGAGCAAGCCAACAGCGCCCTGACCGCCGATTTGCGCTCGAAAGAACAGCGTATTGCTGAGATGCAACGCATTCTGGACCAGAAAGACGCCGCCGTGAAAGCTTTACGTCAGAAAGTAGGCGATGCGCTCCTGGGGTTCAATGCCCAAGACTTGCAGGTAAACGTCAAAAACGGGAAGGTTTATGTTTCCCTTTCCGAACAACTGCTCTTCAAATCCGGCTCTACCCGGGTAGACCCCAAAGGCCAAGAGGCACTGAAAAAGCTAGCGAGTGCCCTGCAAGGCAACCAAGACGTAAACGTACTAGTGGAAGGCCACACCGACAACGTACCCATTGCCAGAGGCACCGTCGGCATGCGCGACAACTGGGATTTGAGCGTACTGCGAGCCACCGAAATTACGCGCTTGCTTACCACTAACGGACTGCCAGCCAGCCAAGTAACTCCTTCGGGGCGCGCAGAGTATGTACCAATTGCCGAGAATAATTCACCCACCAATAAAGCACTAAATCGGCGCACTGAAATTATTCTAACACCCAAACTCGACGAGTTATTCCAGATTTTGGAAGCTAACTAA
- a CDS encoding S8 family serine peptidase, with amino-acid sequence MLSRVQVVVLLLLLGTTSRAAGPPPTRRYWVELHDKAGVKFEPATYFHPAAQARRQRQHLPPADFTDLPVSPVYLRAVQAHADTVLFVSRWFNAVACRATAAQAAVLATLPGVQQVIELPEVALHPALRSAVAAVTSSGDKATISVADRQLARQQTRTLGADAFRRAGLDGRGLRIAIFDVGFNGADRHPAFRQLFAEKKVVASYDFVRQTTNVFHGGTHGLEVLSCLAGRLPDGTLLGLAPGAEYLLARTERMNREVYTEELDWLAAVEWADRNGADIINSSLGYTSRRYFPEDMNGRTSLVARAAELAVRKGILVVNAAGNDGDNDDWRTVGTPADADSVLAVGGVNPDTGLHLDFSAYGPSASKRLKPNVAAFGTVLAASPGGYSRIDGTSFASPLVAGFAACAWQAQRKLPVMALFTEIEQSASLYPYYDYAHGYGIPQATVALRYSAGQKALEQTLTVSFIAQDSTVAVLIRPEAERPTVVRQLPLYADSLNSKLADNAPARVAPLGREDARPTPQSQSPAATNVPAAPGFPPLPAAGYLYWHVADAKGVLRRYEVMEVSQRAVLRIPRRTLRPGDVVRVFYQGATHSYPVQ; translated from the coding sequence TTGCTTTCTCGCGTTCAGGTTGTAGTACTGCTCCTGCTGCTAGGAACGACTAGCCGAGCCGCAGGTCCACCGCCTACGCGCCGCTATTGGGTGGAACTGCACGATAAAGCTGGAGTCAAATTCGAGCCAGCCACTTATTTCCACCCGGCCGCCCAAGCCCGCCGCCAGCGGCAGCACCTGCCGCCCGCCGACTTCACCGATTTGCCCGTTAGCCCAGTGTACTTGCGCGCCGTGCAAGCCCACGCCGATACAGTACTTTTCGTGAGCCGATGGTTTAATGCCGTAGCCTGCCGGGCCACGGCCGCACAAGCCGCGGTGCTTGCCACTCTACCCGGTGTGCAGCAGGTGATAGAACTGCCCGAAGTAGCTCTACATCCCGCCCTCCGGTCTGCAGTGGCCGCTGTAACTAGCTCAGGAGACAAAGCCACTATTAGCGTTGCCGACCGTCAATTAGCTCGTCAGCAAACTCGTACTCTAGGCGCTGATGCTTTCCGGCGGGCAGGACTGGATGGGCGGGGCCTGCGTATTGCTATTTTCGATGTGGGCTTCAACGGAGCCGATCGGCACCCGGCCTTTCGCCAGCTTTTTGCGGAAAAGAAAGTGGTGGCCAGCTACGACTTCGTGCGTCAGACTACTAATGTGTTTCACGGCGGCACGCACGGATTGGAGGTGCTCTCATGCCTAGCCGGCCGCCTGCCCGATGGTACGTTGCTTGGCTTAGCGCCGGGGGCCGAATATTTGCTGGCTCGTACCGAGCGCATGAACCGGGAGGTGTATACCGAGGAGCTTGATTGGCTGGCTGCCGTAGAGTGGGCCGACCGCAACGGCGCCGATATCATCAACTCGTCGTTGGGGTACACCTCGCGCCGCTACTTCCCCGAAGACATGAACGGGCGCACCAGCTTAGTGGCCCGGGCCGCCGAGCTAGCGGTCCGCAAAGGCATACTAGTAGTAAATGCCGCCGGCAACGACGGCGACAACGACGACTGGCGCACCGTGGGCACGCCCGCCGATGCCGATTCGGTGCTAGCAGTTGGGGGCGTAAACCCGGATACTGGCTTGCACCTTGATTTCAGCGCCTATGGTCCTTCGGCTAGCAAAAGGCTAAAGCCTAATGTGGCCGCTTTCGGAACCGTATTGGCCGCGTCGCCCGGCGGCTATTCCCGTATCGACGGGACTTCGTTTGCGTCGCCGTTGGTAGCGGGCTTTGCCGCCTGTGCTTGGCAAGCGCAACGCAAACTGCCCGTTATGGCTCTGTTCACCGAAATCGAGCAGTCGGCAAGTTTATATCCTTATTATGACTACGCTCATGGCTACGGCATTCCGCAAGCTACCGTAGCACTGCGCTACTCAGCCGGGCAGAAGGCACTAGAGCAAACACTCACGGTCAGCTTTATAGCGCAGGATAGCACGGTGGCTGTACTTATTCGCCCGGAGGCAGAGCGACCAACTGTGGTGCGGCAACTTCCCCTTTATGCCGATTCGCTGAACAGTAAGCTGGCCGATAACGCTCCGGCCCGAGTAGCTCCCCTCGGCCGCGAAGACGCTCGTCCGACGCCGCAAAGTCAGAGTCCAGCAGCCACAAACGTCCCCGCTGCTCCAGGGTTTCCACCGCTGCCAGCAGCCGGCTACTTGTACTGGCACGTAGCAGATGCCAAAGGCGTATTGCGGCGTTATGAGGTGATGGAAGTCAGCCAGCGGGCTGTTCTACGCATCCCGCGCCGCACCTTGCGCCCCGGCGACGTGGTCCGGGTTTTCTATCAAGGCGCCACGCATAGCTACCCTGTTCAATGA
- a CDS encoding M23 family metallopeptidase, with the protein MPFRLRAPLYLVFITLLTACSQQQTLQGIFQKSTPHETYARRLRQAGLDQTALGRDWLAAAANALRDSLVVTLPFQETGYFSADQATAASYRYQVREGETVRISLSLGAGTEARVFLDAFELDPDRAAPRQLASADTTALSFSYVAEDDRQHLLRVQPELLRTGQFTLRIQRAPSLGFPVHGKNDVAVGSFWGVDRDGGARRHEGIDIFAKRGTPAVAAVAGFITRVNETPRGGKVVWLADTEHSQHLYYAHLDRQLVQPGQQVKPGDTLGLIGNTGNARTTPPHLHFGIYRGGRGAVDPFPFVRHADALPPAPRTAPERLGQWVRVRDKQATLHRGPLAKATTVAGVSRNTPLLVVGSQTDWYRVQRPDGQLGYIPARAVVAAAAPLRRMALPVATDLYAKPQTGAATLDSLPARSLVAVLGEYQGFRLVRSATGTIGWLAGLDS; encoded by the coding sequence ATGCCATTTCGCCTGCGCGCTCCGCTATACCTCGTTTTCATTACGCTGCTTACGGCTTGTAGCCAGCAACAAACCCTACAAGGTATCTTTCAAAAATCAACGCCCCACGAAACGTACGCTCGGCGCCTACGCCAAGCTGGCCTCGATCAGACAGCCTTGGGCCGTGACTGGTTGGCTGCTGCCGCCAACGCTTTGCGCGACTCCTTGGTCGTGACGTTGCCCTTTCAGGAAACCGGCTACTTTTCGGCCGACCAGGCTACGGCCGCTTCCTACCGTTATCAGGTCCGTGAGGGGGAAACTGTTCGTATCAGTTTGAGCTTAGGAGCTGGCACCGAAGCCCGCGTGTTTTTGGATGCTTTCGAGCTAGACCCCGACCGGGCCGCACCCCGTCAACTAGCTTCTGCCGACACCACCGCCCTCTCCTTCAGCTATGTAGCCGAAGACGACCGCCAGCACCTGCTACGGGTGCAGCCCGAACTGCTGCGCACCGGTCAGTTTACGTTGCGCATTCAGCGGGCTCCTAGTCTTGGCTTTCCGGTGCACGGCAAAAATGACGTGGCCGTAGGTAGCTTCTGGGGGGTCGACCGAGACGGGGGCGCCCGGCGGCACGAAGGCATCGACATCTTCGCTAAGCGCGGCACCCCAGCCGTGGCGGCGGTAGCGGGCTTTATCACCCGCGTAAATGAAACCCCGCGGGGTGGCAAGGTGGTTTGGCTGGCCGATACCGAGCACAGCCAGCACCTCTACTACGCCCACCTCGACCGTCAGCTAGTCCAACCTGGTCAGCAAGTGAAACCCGGCGACACGTTGGGCTTGATTGGCAACACCGGTAATGCCCGCACCACGCCCCCGCACCTGCACTTCGGTATCTACCGGGGCGGCCGGGGCGCCGTCGATCCGTTTCCGTTTGTACGCCACGCCGATGCGCTGCCACCCGCCCCGCGCACTGCGCCCGAACGCCTAGGCCAGTGGGTACGGGTGCGCGACAAGCAAGCGACACTGCATCGGGGCCCTTTAGCCAAGGCGACAACTGTGGCCGGGGTTTCGCGCAATACTCCCCTATTGGTAGTCGGCAGTCAAACCGACTGGTACCGGGTGCAGCGTCCGGATGGGCAGCTGGGCTACATTCCGGCGCGCGCCGTGGTAGCGGCTGCGGCACCTCTACGGCGTATGGCGTTGCCAGTAGCCACCGATCTGTACGCCAAACCGCAAACCGGTGCCGCCACCCTCGACTCGTTGCCGGCCCGCAGCTTAGTTGCCGTGTTAGGCGAGTACCAGGGCTTTCGGCTAGTTCGTAGCGCTACAGGTACTATTGGCTGGTTAGCCGGCCTCGATTCTTAG
- a CDS encoding helix-turn-helix domain-containing protein, giving the protein MFSANRIIAARKSKGFSQEVLAERSGVSLRTIQRVEQGDTTPRGHTVLALAVALEVPLEVLQNEPETIREPESEPAAEAPTVVPALRSDPQFLQLLNLSALSLLLFPLLNIVVPLYLWRTRRHDTEHVAEIGRRVLGFQILWQVGCFFAYMLLLFGQMAAARYYHLVLPGAFLGVFIFSYSLNVLTVGYYALQLRRGNLNLYRVML; this is encoded by the coding sequence ATGTTCTCTGCTAACCGCATTATTGCCGCTCGCAAAAGCAAAGGTTTTTCACAGGAAGTATTGGCAGAGCGGTCGGGGGTAAGTTTGCGCACCATACAGCGGGTAGAGCAGGGCGACACCACCCCCCGCGGCCACACCGTGTTGGCATTAGCCGTGGCGCTGGAAGTGCCGCTCGAAGTGCTGCAGAACGAGCCGGAAACAATACGCGAACCAGAGTCCGAACCAGCAGCGGAAGCACCCACGGTCGTGCCGGCACTGCGCTCAGATCCGCAGTTTTTGCAGTTGCTCAATCTGAGCGCACTAAGCCTTTTGCTGTTTCCTTTGCTTAACATAGTAGTGCCGCTGTACCTCTGGCGCACCCGCCGCCACGACACCGAGCACGTGGCCGAGATAGGGCGCCGAGTGTTGGGCTTCCAGATCTTGTGGCAAGTCGGTTGCTTCTTCGCTTATATGCTGCTGCTATTCGGCCAGATGGCAGCAGCCCGCTACTACCACCTCGTGCTACCGGGGGCCTTTCTTGGTGTGTTCATTTTCTCGTATTCACTTAATGTGCTAACGGTCGGCTACTATGCACTACAACTGCGTCGAGGAAACCTCAACTTATATCGGGTCATGCTGTAG
- a CDS encoding hydroxymethylglutaryl-CoA lyase encodes MKLIDCPRDAMQGWPTFIPTAQKINYLNTLLRVGFDTLDFGSFVSPKAIPQLADTAEVLDGLELSSTTTKLLAIVANLRGAETAAQYPQIRYIGFPLSVSETFQQRNTNKSIAQALDEVARTQELCARTGQEQVVYLSMGFGNLYGDPWSPEVLGEFTQKLDILGVRIVALSDTIGASVPETIAPPFRELTAAFPHIEFGAHLHTTPSSWHEKVQAAYGAGCRRFDGALGGYGGCPMASDKLTGNMPTEQLIDFSVEVGAKLPLNELALDEAKKLNQAIFAAH; translated from the coding sequence ATGAAACTTATCGACTGCCCCCGCGACGCCATGCAGGGCTGGCCCACCTTCATTCCGACTGCCCAAAAAATCAATTACCTGAACACGCTCTTGCGCGTAGGGTTCGATACGCTCGACTTCGGCAGTTTCGTCTCGCCTAAGGCCATTCCCCAGCTCGCCGACACGGCGGAGGTGCTCGACGGGCTGGAGTTAAGCAGCACTACCACCAAGCTACTGGCCATTGTGGCTAATTTGCGGGGCGCTGAAACGGCCGCTCAGTACCCGCAGATCCGATACATTGGGTTTCCACTATCGGTGTCGGAAACTTTCCAGCAGCGCAACACCAACAAGAGCATCGCCCAGGCGCTCGATGAGGTAGCTCGTACGCAGGAACTCTGTGCCCGCACCGGGCAGGAGCAGGTGGTGTACTTGAGCATGGGGTTCGGCAACCTGTATGGCGACCCCTGGAGCCCGGAAGTACTAGGCGAGTTCACCCAGAAGCTCGATATACTTGGCGTTCGCATCGTTGCCTTATCGGATACCATTGGGGCGTCGGTGCCAGAAACTATTGCGCCGCCATTTCGGGAATTGACGGCGGCTTTCCCACACATCGAATTTGGGGCGCATCTGCATACTACCCCAAGTAGCTGGCACGAGAAAGTGCAAGCGGCCTACGGAGCCGGCTGCCGCCGGTTCGATGGCGCTCTTGGAGGCTACGGTGGCTGCCCCATGGCCTCCGACAAACTCACCGGTAACATGCCCACCGAGCAACTCATTGATTTCAGTGTGGAAGTAGGAGCGAAATTGCCGCTAAACGAATTGGCGTTAGATGAGGCGAAAAAGTTAAATCAAGCAATATTTGCAGCTCATTAG
- a CDS encoding (Fe-S)-binding protein, translating into MNMVKVLESVGCEVHYNSNQTCCGQPAYNAGYKKESREVACKFLDDFPNEPDRYIVSPSASCVGMVRNSYAELFDGSPNKAAIMPLSAAFSS; encoded by the coding sequence ATGAACATGGTGAAAGTGCTGGAATCGGTGGGCTGCGAAGTGCACTACAATAGCAACCAAACCTGCTGCGGACAGCCGGCTTACAATGCTGGCTACAAAAAAGAGAGCCGCGAAGTAGCCTGCAAGTTTCTCGATGACTTCCCTAACGAGCCCGACCGGTACATCGTCAGCCCATCGGCTTCGTGCGTGGGTATGGTGCGCAATTCCTACGCCGAACTCTTCGATGGTAGCCCGAACAAGGCCGCTATCATGCCACTCAGCGCCGCATTTTCGAGCTAA
- a CDS encoding (Fe-S)-binding protein, whose protein sequence is MLGVTAIPQARLQGRYTYHDSCSALRECGIKIAPRQLLDAIPGLERLEMAENETCCGFGGTFAVKFEAISVAMAEQKVEHALATGAEYIISTDTSCLMHLDAYIRREKKPIRTLHVADVLASGW, encoded by the coding sequence GTGCTGGGCGTGACGGCCATCCCGCAGGCCCGCCTCCAAGGCCGCTACACCTACCACGATTCCTGCTCGGCCTTGCGCGAGTGCGGCATCAAAATAGCCCCTCGGCAGTTGCTCGATGCTATTCCTGGCCTCGAACGCCTAGAAATGGCTGAAAACGAAACCTGCTGCGGTTTCGGGGGTACCTTCGCTGTGAAGTTTGAAGCTATTTCTGTGGCCATGGCCGAGCAGAAAGTAGAACATGCCTTGGCTACTGGCGCCGAATACATAATCAGCACCGATACCAGCTGCCTCATGCACCTCGACGCTTACATCCGCCGCGAGAAAAAGCCAATCAGAACGCTGCACGTAGCCGATGTACTAGCCAGTGGCTGGTAA
- a CDS encoding polysaccharide deacetylase family protein — MKLTYSPLTTAAVIAAAFTFSSCNDSKSALTTEASTATEAAASAANAVATTETASASAGPSAPDPASIPANRIADAATITARPQVPILCYHQIRDWRPRDSKGAKDYIVPVEQFKKQIQMLADSGYHTILPDQLYAYLATGAPLPPKPIMLTFDDTDLDQFTVARPELEKHGFKAVYFVMTVSLGRPRYMSKAQVKQLSDEGNVIGSHTWDHHNVKKYQGEDWVTQIEKPTKTLEEITGKDIKYFAYPFGLWNPEAIPQLKQRGMVAAFVLAEKRDPQDPLYTIRRIIASGYWSPRTLHNSLVNSF, encoded by the coding sequence ATGAAGCTTACTTACTCTCCTTTAACTACTGCTGCTGTTATAGCCGCAGCTTTTACCTTTTCTTCCTGCAACGATTCCAAGTCAGCCCTGACGACCGAAGCTAGTACCGCCACCGAGGCGGCGGCTAGCGCTGCTAACGCGGTTGCTACAACTGAAACAGCCTCCGCGTCCGCGGGACCGTCGGCACCCGATCCGGCTAGCATTCCGGCCAACCGCATTGCCGATGCGGCTACTATTACGGCCCGGCCGCAGGTGCCTATTCTGTGCTACCACCAAATCCGCGACTGGCGGCCGCGCGACTCGAAAGGGGCTAAAGATTATATCGTGCCTGTAGAGCAGTTCAAAAAGCAGATTCAAATGCTAGCCGATAGCGGCTACCATACCATCCTGCCCGACCAACTCTACGCCTACCTGGCTACTGGGGCTCCGTTGCCTCCCAAGCCCATCATGCTCACCTTCGACGACACCGACCTCGACCAGTTTACGGTGGCCCGGCCGGAGTTGGAAAAGCACGGTTTTAAGGCAGTATACTTTGTGATGACCGTGAGCCTAGGCCGGCCGCGCTACATGAGCAAAGCTCAGGTAAAGCAGCTTTCCGATGAGGGCAACGTTATCGGTTCGCACACTTGGGACCACCACAACGTGAAAAAATATCAGGGCGAAGATTGGGTAACGCAGATAGAAAAACCCACCAAAACCCTTGAGGAAATCACCGGCAAGGACATCAAGTACTTTGCTTACCCCTTCGGCCTGTGGAACCCAGAGGCTATTCCGCAACTCAAGCAACGCGGTATGGTAGCTGCCTTTGTACTAGCAGAGAAGCGCGACCCACAAGACCCACTCTACACGATTCGGCGCATCATTGCCAGTGGCTACTGGAGCCCTCGTACCCTGCACAATAGCTTAGTGAACAGCTTCTAA
- a CDS encoding glycosyltransferase, with product MHTAMRLHAQGWNSVYLPKVLSRGLVPASLGAFYSQQLKWSRGAFDLLIRVYPRLFPRFSWRQRLHYLLLPLYFLSGVVTLIDIAVPTLALVTTTFPWRVGLGEFTLHILPFTALTLLIRLCAQRWLREPHEAGLHLAGGILRVGSWWVYALGWFYALINIKVPYIPTPKEGRPATEWKISLPNILTAVVLIGAAKYGRGLSLTPATQFMSVLVLFNAAILLAAVAMAQHGILESILRTAAGARPLRRLLLLADRWRGQLGRQLVEGLRPAAGRFAIGLVSLYCVALVGLHSYQNHYIALERQWWPTQPDASLHLGQLVALPTASTPPPSDSTALVALDMPATVTPAQLQALKQTLAARRGATLLNWELKPGNRVNLQQIKQLELDKLKFPVLLRPVLYTSSASEFVHDWQQLVQQVRNLGGPRLIWVWTPPQDESLKAYFPGINYVDWIAVDGRNTPATPAEWYNPVRAQLAPSIEMHSKPVLLLMASAEKAKVVPKQLSESFPEVKAVIFDQVQTSVSQTKQVSFLEH from the coding sequence ATGCATACTGCTATGCGCTTGCACGCCCAAGGTTGGAATTCGGTCTATTTGCCTAAGGTACTGAGTCGAGGGTTAGTGCCTGCTTCGCTTGGGGCCTTCTACTCGCAGCAGTTGAAATGGTCGCGCGGCGCCTTCGATTTGTTGATTCGGGTATATCCACGCTTGTTTCCTCGCTTCAGCTGGCGTCAGCGGCTGCACTACCTGCTGTTGCCTTTATACTTCTTGTCGGGAGTTGTCACCCTTATCGACATAGCCGTACCCACCCTGGCGTTGGTTACCACTACTTTTCCTTGGCGGGTGGGGCTAGGCGAGTTCACCTTGCACATTCTCCCTTTCACTGCCCTCACCCTCCTTATCCGCCTATGTGCGCAGCGCTGGTTGCGCGAGCCTCACGAAGCAGGCTTGCACTTAGCGGGAGGCATATTGCGGGTAGGCTCGTGGTGGGTGTATGCGTTAGGCTGGTTCTATGCCCTCATCAACATCAAAGTACCCTATATCCCTACTCCTAAGGAAGGGCGCCCGGCTACAGAGTGGAAGATCAGCCTGCCCAATATTCTGACGGCTGTAGTGCTGATTGGTGCCGCCAAGTATGGGCGGGGACTTTCCCTAACACCAGCCACGCAGTTTATGTCGGTGCTCGTGCTCTTCAACGCGGCCATTCTGCTGGCGGCTGTGGCCATGGCCCAGCACGGAATTCTTGAATCAATTTTGCGCACCGCGGCGGGCGCCCGGCCCCTACGGCGGCTGTTGCTACTGGCTGACCGGTGGCGTGGTCAACTTGGCCGTCAATTAGTAGAAGGATTGCGGCCTGCTGCTGGTCGTTTTGCAATTGGGTTAGTAAGCCTCTATTGTGTGGCGTTGGTTGGGCTCCACAGCTACCAAAACCACTACATTGCTTTGGAGCGACAGTGGTGGCCTACGCAGCCAGACGCTTCCCTGCACCTAGGGCAACTCGTGGCACTTCCTACTGCTAGCACCCCTCCCCCTAGCGACTCTACGGCTCTAGTGGCCTTAGACATGCCTGCTACCGTTACCCCAGCGCAACTGCAAGCGCTAAAGCAAACACTGGCGGCACGGCGCGGAGCTACTTTACTAAACTGGGAATTAAAGCCTGGCAATCGAGTTAACCTACAGCAGATAAAGCAGCTAGAACTTGATAAGCTCAAGTTTCCTGTACTTTTACGGCCGGTACTCTACACCTCATCGGCCTCTGAGTTCGTTCACGACTGGCAACAACTCGTGCAGCAAGTGCGCAATTTAGGCGGACCGCGGCTCATATGGGTTTGGACCCCGCCCCAGGATGAGTCACTGAAGGCCTATTTCCCAGGCATTAATTATGTGGATTGGATAGCTGTAGATGGCCGCAATACGCCAGCCACCCCTGCCGAGTGGTACAACCCGGTTCGAGCTCAGCTAGCCCCTTCTATTGAGATGCACTCCAAGCCCGTATTGTTGCTAATGGCTTCTGCCGAAAAAGCAAAGGTGGTTCCGAAGCAGCTGAGCGAAAGTTTTCCCGAAGTGAAAGCTGTGATTTTCGACCAAGTGCAAACCAGCGTATCCCAAACCAAACAAGTTAGTTTCCTAGAACACTAG
- a CDS encoding glycosyltransferase — MLLQFIWWFADPDHIGNPLLFWLLTGSLGFKFLRTLHEWYHYVNVREPIAPTWQPGYAPTVDVLTTFCAGEPYDMIVRTLQAMQAIRYPHTSYLCDEADDPYLRRVCEQLGVVHVTRKIKVHAKAGNINNALRQATGELCVVLDPDHVPTPDFLDQVVPYFQDTKVGFVQVVQAYGNQHESLVARGAAEQTYHFYGPLLMGMNAYNTGQAIGANCTFRRIALDSIGGTHPV; from the coding sequence ATGCTCTTGCAATTCATTTGGTGGTTTGCTGACCCCGACCACATTGGCAATCCGTTGCTGTTCTGGTTGCTCACAGGTTCGCTTGGGTTTAAATTTCTGCGCACCCTGCACGAGTGGTATCACTACGTCAACGTGCGGGAGCCAATAGCCCCTACTTGGCAACCTGGTTATGCGCCTACCGTGGATGTGCTTACCACCTTCTGCGCCGGCGAACCTTACGATATGATCGTGCGCACGTTGCAGGCCATGCAGGCAATTCGCTACCCGCATACCAGCTACCTCTGCGACGAAGCCGACGACCCCTACCTGCGCCGCGTGTGCGAGCAGCTCGGTGTGGTGCACGTTACGCGCAAGATCAAGGTGCACGCCAAAGCCGGTAACATCAACAACGCGCTGCGCCAAGCCACTGGTGAGTTGTGCGTGGTACTCGACCCCGACCACGTGCCCACCCCCGACTTCCTCGACCAGGTGGTGCCCTACTTTCAAGATACCAAAGTAGGTTTTGTGCAAGTGGTGCAGGCTTATGGCAATCAGCACGAGAGTTTAGTAGCGCGGGGTGCCGCCGAGCAGACCTACCATTTCTATGGTCCGCTGCTCATGGGCATGAACGCCTACAACACCGGCCAAGCTATTGGCGCTAACTGTACCTTCCGTCGTATCGCTCTCGACTCGATTGGGGGCACGCATCCGGTTTGA
- a CDS encoding glycoside hydrolase family 2 TIM barrel-domain containing protein produces MAVACTEQTGKSHAVEQQNQAPNDTSANKVVPVRVVRKGTGYELQRGGKPYFVKGAGGLENLGMLKAAGGNSIRLWTTDYAQPLLDSAQAHGLTVLLGLWLIPERDGFDYYDKKAVKKQVENLRKEVIRYRNHPALLAWDVGNEVEQGSGNPDVFDAIDDVARMIHEVDPNHPVISTFIDPTVLKWMGNRGHELDFIAFNSYGNLRELRNYLEKVNWQHPYFITEFGPQGYWETVQTSWGAALEPRSAQKARAVADFYQTGIQQQSSKCLGSYVFYWGNRQEATPTWFSMFMPTGERTELVDQMQYLWSGTWPANRAPK; encoded by the coding sequence GTGGCTGTTGCCTGTACCGAACAGACGGGGAAAAGTCATGCAGTTGAGCAGCAAAACCAGGCTCCTAACGATACATCTGCCAATAAGGTTGTGCCAGTACGGGTGGTTCGCAAAGGAACCGGTTATGAATTGCAGCGTGGTGGAAAGCCTTACTTCGTAAAAGGAGCTGGCGGACTTGAAAATTTGGGTATGCTGAAAGCAGCGGGTGGCAATTCCATTCGGCTCTGGACCACCGATTACGCGCAACCTCTGCTCGACTCAGCGCAGGCACACGGCCTGACGGTTCTGCTTGGCTTATGGCTAATACCCGAGCGCGATGGATTTGATTATTATGACAAAAAAGCCGTAAAAAAACAGGTAGAAAATCTGCGCAAGGAGGTAATACGCTACCGCAATCATCCTGCTTTGCTTGCCTGGGATGTAGGCAATGAGGTAGAACAGGGGTCCGGTAATCCAGATGTGTTTGATGCCATTGATGACGTGGCAAGAATGATTCATGAGGTAGACCCGAATCATCCGGTAATATCCACGTTCATTGACCCAACGGTGCTCAAGTGGATGGGAAACCGCGGCCATGAACTCGACTTCATTGCTTTTAATAGTTACGGTAACCTAAGAGAGCTTCGCAATTACCTGGAAAAGGTTAACTGGCAACATCCTTACTTTATCACGGAATTTGGACCTCAAGGGTATTGGGAGACTGTACAAACCAGCTGGGGGGCAGCGCTAGAACCACGGAGCGCACAGAAAGCCAGGGCAGTAGCCGACTTTTACCAAACCGGTATTCAACAACAAAGCAGCAAGTGCTTAGGCTCTTACGTCTTCTATTGGGGGAATCGGCAGGAAGCAACTCCCACGTGGTTTAGCATGTTTATGCCCACAGGGGAGCGAACTGAACTCGTCGATCAGATGCAGTATTTGTGGAGCGGCACTTGGCCTGCTAATCGGGCCCCCAAGTGA